The genomic DNA CGCAGCGGCACGTTCAGCGCAGATTGACAGCCCAGGCTTTCGATCAACGCGTGGTCGGCGAAGTATGTGGCGAACTCCTCCACCGAATTGGCGACAAAAGTCTGGCCCTCTTCGATCACCATGCGGGTCCAGTCGCCCTGGGCCATCGGTTTGGTCCCGGACACGGGGTAGTCGACAGGATGCGAGCTGTAGGCCCGCCGTGCAAGTCCCGCCTGCCGATCCAGAACCGTGGCCGTGAACAGCCGCCCGCCCAGATTGGCGTGCAGCCGGTCAAACACATCCGTCCAGTGCGTCATTCCTTTTCGACCAACCGGTAAAAGACATAATCCGATGTCGCCCCGTTCACGAACCCCTGCACATTGTCGCGCATCGCCACCTGCTTGATCGCCTGAAACATGATGACAAACGGTGCTTCGGCCTGCGTTGCGCGTTGCAATTCCATGTACATCTCCAGCCGCTTGTCCGCGTCCTGTTCGGCCAGTGCGGCGCGTGTCATCGCGTTCATGTCCTCGGGCGGCATCCACGCATTGCGCCATGTGGTCGTGGAAGCGTATTTGTCATCGGCGTTGTCGGCATTGTAGGCGAATGCCTTGGCGTTGGAGTGCGGGTCCATGAAATCGGGGCCCCAGTAGAGCAACATCGCCTCATGCGTGCGGGCGCGGTATTTGGTGATGACCTGAGCCCCCGTGCCGGCGACGATTTCGAGGTCGATGCCGCCTTGCGCAAAGGACGATTGCAGCGACTGGGCCATATCGACGAAAGGATTGGCCGATATCACATCCAGCGTCACGTTGATCGGCGTCTGCACGCCGGCGTCAGCGAGGATCTCGCGCGCTTTTTCGGGATCAAAGCTGAAGGGGGTGTCTGTCAGCGCACCGGGAAAGCCTTCGGGCCAGAAGGCCTGGTGGATTTCCATCTGCCCTTTCAGGAGCGTATCGGTCATGCCCTTGTAATCCACCAGATAGCGCGCGGCCTCCCACACGGCGGGATCGGTCAGCGCGTCGACCTTCTGGTTGAACGACACCCAATGAACGGCGGCTTGCGGATAGGTCTCGACCCTGATGTCCCCTTCACCCGATAGACCGCTGATCTGGTTCGGATCGAGGTTCTTGGCGATATCGACGTCCCCCGCAACAAGCTGCAGGCGTTGGGAAGCGCCTTCGGGCGTATGCTGGATGATCACCCGCTCCATCTTGGGGGCGCCCTGATAATACTCGGGGTTTGCACCCAGTGACAGGATCTCGGCCGGTCTGTAGGTCTTCAGAATGAACGGGCCGGTGCCCGCCGAATTCCTGTTCATCCACGCATGGCCCATGTCCCCGTCGACCTCATTGGCCATCACGGTCTGCATATCGACGACCGATGCGGGGCGTGCGGCCAGTACGTTCAGGACGAACGACGGGGCAAAAGCGCCCTCATAGCGCACGGTCACGGTATTGCCGTCCACCTTGACCATGTCGCGGATGTTGTCCTTGGTCCAGCCAAGCTGCGTCAGGATAAAGCTCGGCGCCTTGTCCAGCGCGACCACCCGCTCCCAGGATCCAACGACGTCTTCGGCCCGCAGAGGATTGCCCGAATGAAAGGTCACCCCGTCGCGCAGCGTGAAGTTGACCGTTTTGGCGGCGGCGTCCATGGTCCAGTCGGTAGCAAGTGCGGGTGCGAGCGTGGTGGTGTCCTGTGCCCCGTACCGCACCAGAGTGTCGTAGGTGTTGGCGACATATTCACCGGAGCTGAATTCATAGGCAGACGCAGGGTCGATGGTTACGATGTCGTCGATATTCTGGGCAACCACCAGCATGTTCGGAGGTGTCTCGGCCTGTGCAGGTGCTTGGGCCAAGGCCACCGCCAGCACGCCGGCCGTAACGAGAGAGGTAAAATAGCTCATTCTTCTTCTCCTTGTTGGGACGCGGTCACACCGACGCCTCTAGCAGATGTTTGGAATAGGGATGCGTGGCCTGCATCTGCCGCAACGCGGCCACGTCCAGAATTTCGACAATCTCGCCGTCTTTCATCACGGCCAGCCTGTCACACATGTGCCCGACAACCGACAGATCATGCGAGACCATGACATAGGTCAACCCGCGGTCCGCGCGCAGATCGGCCAGCAGATTGAGTATTTCGGCCTGTACGGATACATCCAGCGCCGATGTCGGCTCATCCAGCAGCAGCAACTCCGGCTCGGGGGCAAGCGCGCGGGCAATGGCGACGCGCTGCCGTTGCCCACCCGACAACTGGTGCGGATAGCGGAAGCGGAATTTCTGGCCCAGCCCGACGTCGTCGAGCAGACGCACAACGCGGCCGTCAATGTCGTCAAAGCCGTGCAGCTGCAGCGTCTCGCCAAGCACCTGATCGACGGAATGGCGCGGATGCAGCGACGCATAGGGGTCCTGAAACACCATCTGGACCTGCTTGAAAAAGCGCCGCCCGCGTTTCCTTTGCACCGGTTGCCCCGAGACCTCGATATGCCCTGACCACTGTGGGGCGAGCCCCGTGATCGCCCGCAGGATGGTCGATTTGCCTGACCCGCTTTCGCCAACCAGACCAAAGCTTTCGCCCCGCTTGACCCGAAAACTTGCCGATTTCACCGCATCGACACGGTCGGCGCCGCCGCGAAACCAGACATCGAGATTTTCAATCTTCAGCATATCAGATCCGCCCGCTCACCGATGGTGCCTCTTGCCACGCGGGATCGCGTTTGAGCACTTCGAGACGGGCGCGCGGTTGATCGAGCCGGGGAAGCGAATTCAGCAGGCCGCGCGTATAGGGGTGCGTGGCAGCGTGCAGCTTGTCGGCATCGCAGACTTCCACAATGCGGCCGGCGTACATGATCAGCACGCGGTCGCAGAAATCGGCCACGAGGTTGAGGTCATGGCTGATGAAAATCAGCCCCATCCCACGCTCTTTGACCAGTCCATCCATGATGTCGAGGACCTGCCGCTGCACCGACACATCCAGCGCCGAGGTCGGTTCATCCGCGATCATGATTTCGGGATTGGGGATCAGCATCATCGCGATCATGATGCGTTGGCCCATGCCGCCCGACATCTCGTGGGGATAGGCCTTCATCACGCGTTGGGGGTCGCGGATGGAAACGGCCTCGAGCATCTGAACCGCCTTGGTATAGGCCTCTGCCTTGGAGGCCCGCGCGTGCAGCCTGTAGGCTTCGATGATCTGCGCGCCGATTGTCATCACCGGGTTGAGCGAGAACTTGGGGTCCTGCATGACCATCGAAATCTTCTGCCCCCGCACGTCGCGCATCTGTTTTTCGCTGAGCGACAGCAGATCGGTGCCATCCAGTCTGATGTGGTCGGCCTCCACCATGCCGGGAGGGCGGATAAGCCGCAAAATGGCACGCCCGGTCATGGATTTGCCCGATCCGCTTTCGCCCACGATCCCGAGACGCTCGCGACCCAGCGTGAAGGAAATACCCCGCACCGCATCAAAGATGCCCTGTCGGGTGGGGAATTTGACCCAGAGGTTTTCGACATCCAACAAGGTATCCATCATTCGCCCGCCTTCGGATCAAGCACGTCGCGCAGACCGTCGCCGAGCAGGTTGAACGCCAGTGACACGGTGAAGATCGCCAATCCCGGCATCGTGGCCACCCACCAGTGGTCAAGAATGAAACGGCGGCCTTCGGAGATCATCGCGCCCCATTCAGGGCTGGGCGGCTGTGCCCCCAGACCCAGAAAGCCAAGCCCGGCCGCCGCGAGAATGATCCCCGCCATATCAAGGGTTACCCGCACAATCAGCGACGAGATGCACAGCGGCCAGATGTGTTTCGTGATGATCCGCAACGCGCCTGCGCCCTGCAACTGGATCGCGCTGATATAGTCGGAACTGCGGATGGTCAGCGTTTCGGCCCGCGCGATGCGGGCATAGGGCGGCCATGCGGTCAGCGAAATCGCCAACACCGCGTTTTCGATCCCCGCCCCGAGTGCCGCCACGAAGGCAAGCGCCAGCACGAGGCGCGGAAAGGCCAGAAAGATATCCGTGATCCGCATCAGCACCACGTCGACCCACCCGCCCACGTAGCCCGATACCGTTCCCACCAGCAGCCCGACAACCGGGGCGATCAACGCGACGAGGGCCACGATATAGAGGGTGATCCGCGCGCCATAGATCAGGCGGCTGAGGATGTCGCGGCCCAGACTGTCGGTGCCGAGCAGATGGCCCTCGGCGCCCAGAGGCGCGAGCCGGTTGCCAAGGTTCTGCACGAAGGGATCGTGTGGCGCGATCAGGGGCGCGGCAAAGGCAATCGCGACCAGCGCAATCAGGATCCACAGACCCACCATCGCCATCGTGTTCGATTTGAACGACAGCCACCCCTGATACAGGGCCGACATCTTGGCATGCCTGCGCGAGGTCGGTGTGTCGGTCAGCAACCACTGACGCCATGTCATCGTATCGGCCATCACCGCCCCCTATTTCGAACGCGGGTCAAAAACCCGGTACAGCAGATCGGAAAAGATATTGAGCAGGATGAAGATCAGACCGACCACGACCGTGCCACCCAGCACCGCGTTCATGTCCGCGCTCAGCAAAGCGGTTGTGATATAGCTGCCGATGCCCGGCCAGCTGAAGATGATCTCGGTCAGCACCGACCCTTCGAGAAGATTGGCATAGCTCAGTGCGATCACGGTAATCAGTTGTACCCGGATGTTCTTGAAGGCGTGTTTCCAAACCACGTCCCACTCCGACATGCCCTTGACCCGCGCGGTGGTGATGTATTCCGCGCTCAGCTGTTCGAGCATGAAAGACCGGGTCATGCGGCTGATGTAGGCCAGCGAATAGTAGCCCAGCAATGACGCAGGCAGGATGATATGGCTGAAGGCGTCCTTGAACACCGCCCAGTTGCGATCCAGCGCCGCGTCGATCAGTATCATGCCCGTTACAGACGGCACAACGTCGACATAGAAGATACCGACACGCCCCGGCCCGCCGACCAATCCGAGGATGCCGTAGAAGATGAGCAGCCCCATCAGGCCCAACCAGAATATCGGCATCGAGTAGCCCACCAGTGCGACCACCCTTGCGATCTGGTCGATCCAGCTGCCCTTTCGCACCGCGGCCAGGACGCCTAGCGGCACACCCAACAGGATGCCGAAGGTGATCCCGAGGGTGGCCAGTTCGAGTGTTGCGGGGAATACCCGCGCGATGTCTTCCGACACCGGCCGCGCATTCAACAGGGAGGTGCCAAAATCAAGATGCAGCACGTCCCACAGATAGTAGAAAAACTGAACGATCAGCGGCTTGTCGAGCCCCAGTTCGAGATAGACCGCATCATATGTGGATTGGGAGGCGCGTTCGCCGACAATCGACAGGACCGGATCGATCGGCATCACCCGCCCGATGATGAACGTGATGAACAGCAACCCCAGCATCGTGACCGCGATCGAACCGACCGTCAGAAGTGTGGTGCGGAACCACGGCGCCATCAGACTGCGTGGCGCTTTCTGGCCCGGCGGGACGGGTTTGGGGGGCGGATCGACTGTTGCTGACATGACGGATGCTCACGGCTGACGGAAAAGAACCAAAAGGCCCGCACCTGCGGGCCTTTTGGCGTGATGTGGCGCGCGTTACTTCGTCACCTGCCAATAGGCCGCCGACGTGACCGCCTGTCCGGTGGACCAGTTCATCACATTGTCACGCAAAGCGGATTGTTCGATTTGCTGGAACATAACGACAAACGGTGATGTTTCGCGGAATTCGGCCTGAATATCCTCGTACATCTGGATGCGCGTGTCGCGGTCGCCTTCCGTCACCGCGGCTTCGACCTGCGCGGTCAGACCGCCGGTATCCCAGCTGTTGCGCCACGCCAGCAGGCCGGTCGCGTTCGCCTCATCGGAATTGTCTGGGTTGTAGGCAAATGTACCCGCGTTGGTCTGCGGATCGGGGTAGTCAGGCCCCCATGCGCCCAGATAGACATCGAGTTCGCGCGCACGGTAGCGGGCGAGGATCTGCTTGGCCGTGCCAACGGTGATATTGACCTTGATGCCGACCTGCGCCGCTGCGTTCTGGAATGCCTGTCCGATCTCGATCCGCTCTTGCGCCTCGCGCACGCCGATTTCGATTTCCATCCCTTCCGGAACGCCTGCCGCATCCAGCAATTCCTTGGCCTTGGCGATGTCGTAGGTAAACGGGTTCTCCTCGGACGCACCAAGATAGGTTTGCGGCAGGAAGTTTTGCTGGATCGTGTACTGGCCCTTGAGGAAGCTGTCGCGCATGCCTTCGTAATCGACAAGGTATTTGAAGGCCTGTCGCACTTCGGGCTTGCTCAGTTCGGGGTGTTTCTGGTTCAGGGCGATATACATCAAGCGCCCCTTCAACTCGTCGCTGATGACAACACCGTCGGCCGATTGTGCGCCGGACACGTCTTCGGGGTTGAGGTTGCGCGCGATGTCGATATCACCCCGCTCAAGCAGCAGACGTTGCGAGGCACTTTCCAGAACGTGCCGGACAATGACGCGTTTCATCTCGGGCGCACCGCCGTAGTAATCTTCGTAGGCGGACATGGTGACGCTCTCGTTGGGCTTCCAGCCGTCGAGTTTGTAGGGGCCCGAGCCTGCCGAATTGGTTTTCAACCACTCGTTGCCCATGTCGCCGTCAACCGCATTGGCCATCACCAGTTCCTTGTCCACGATGCCACCGATGGTCGCGGTTAGACAGTTGAGCACAAAGGACGTGGCGTATTTCTTGTCGGTGGTGATGGTGAGCGTGTTGCCATCGGCCTTGATCGTCTCTTCGACGTTTTCGGGGGTGAAGCCGAACTGCGTGAGGATAAAGGCGGGCGTTTTGTTGAGGATAACCGCACGCTGCAGCGAGAACGCGGCGTCCTCGGCACGCACGGGATTGCCGGAATGGAACGTCACGCCTTCGCGCATGGTAAAGGTGATGGTGCGCCCGTCGTCCGATACCTCCCAGCTCTCTGCGAGATCGGGCTGATACCCGGCCTCAAGATTCAGCGGATCGAGGTTCACCAGCCGCGAATAAACGTTGCGACTGATATCGGAGCCTGCAAATTCAAAGCTCTCGGCGGGGTCGACGGTTGTGACATCGTCGATGCGGTGGGCGATCACCAGCATGTCGGCGGGCGTTTCGGCCCATACCGCAGGCGCGGCCATCGCGGTTACGGCGGCGCCAAGTGCGGCACTGGTCAGCAATCTGGATAAAGCGTTCATTTTCGTTTTCCCTCTGTGTTGGACTGTCGGTTCAGGTTCTGTGGTCCCCGGGATCATTACGCGCCCCAGGTTTTTTCAAGCACGCGCAGCCAGTTTTCGTGGCACAGTTTTGTCATCAGCGCGTCGTCGTATCCGTGATCGGCCATCGCCTGCCGCAATGCGGGCAGGCCTGCCACCGAAGTAAGCGGTCGCGGGACCATCGCTCCGTCGTAGTCGGAACCAAAGCCCACACGGTCTTCGCCCACCTGCGAAATCAGGTGGTCAAGGTGCCGCAACATCTGCGTCAGCGGCACATCGTCAAGCATGCGGCCGTCCTCGCGCAAGAAGGCAACGGCGAAATTCAGCCCCACCATGCCGTCGCTGTCGCGGATCGCGTGCAGCTGTCGGTCGGTCAGGTTTCGACTGTGCGGGCAAATGGCGTGGGCGTTGGAATGCGTCGCCACCAGCGGGTGCGTCGAATGGCGCGCCACGTCCCAGAACCCCTTTTCGTTCAGATGGGACAGATCGATCACCACACCCAGATCATTGCACCGCCGCACAAGCCGCAGACCGTGATCGGTCAACCCATCGCCGATGTCGGGACCAGCCGGGTAACGGAACGGCACGCCATGACCGAAGATTGTCGGCCTGCTCCACACCGGCCCGATCGAGCGCAGGCCCGCTTCGTATAGCACATCGAGCGTGTGCAGATCCGCGTCGATGCCTTCGGCGCCTTCGATATGGAAAACGGCAGCCATGCGGCCCGCCTCCATTGCCGCGCGAATGTCAGTCACGCTTCGGCAGACTGTGAGCGCGCCGCGTTTCTCGAGATCGAACAGGATCGCAGCCTGTGCCATCACCACCGCAAAGGCGTCTTCCCAGTCGATCGCGTCGGGCAATGGCAGATCATAAGCCGGTTTCGACATATCGTCGAATTTATCCTCGAGATCGACAGCCGAGGGAATATAGACCGCGAAAAAGCCACCCGCAAAGCCACCCTGCCGCGCGCTCGGCACATCGATGGCACCCGCCGTCCCGTCAA from Sulfitobacter sp. S190 includes the following:
- a CDS encoding GAF domain-containing protein; translation: MTHWTDVFDRLHANLGGRLFTATVLDRQAGLARRAYSSHPVDYPVSGTKPMAQGDWTRMVIEEGQTFVANSVEEFATYFADHALIESLGCQSALNVPLRGADGQVTGTINILDVAGYFTRDRVAAIQTRIATHRPAILAAMAQVDLHD
- a CDS encoding ABC transporter substrate-binding protein; this translates as MSYFTSLVTAGVLAVALAQAPAQAETPPNMLVVAQNIDDIVTIDPASAYEFSSGEYVANTYDTLVRYGAQDTTTLAPALATDWTMDAAAKTVNFTLRDGVTFHSGNPLRAEDVVGSWERVVALDKAPSFILTQLGWTKDNIRDMVKVDGNTVTVRYEGAFAPSFVLNVLAARPASVVDMQTVMANEVDGDMGHAWMNRNSAGTGPFILKTYRPAEILSLGANPEYYQGAPKMERVIIQHTPEGASQRLQLVAGDVDIAKNLDPNQISGLSGEGDIRVETYPQAAVHWVSFNQKVDALTDPAVWEAARYLVDYKGMTDTLLKGQMEIHQAFWPEGFPGALTDTPFSFDPEKAREILADAGVQTPINVTLDVISANPFVDMAQSLQSSFAQGGIDLEIVAGTGAQVITKYRARTHEAMLLYWGPDFMDPHSNAKAFAYNADNADDKYASTTTWRNAWMPPEDMNAMTRAALAEQDADKRLEMYMELQRATQAEAPFVIMFQAIKQVAMRDNVQGFVNGATSDYVFYRLVEKE
- a CDS encoding ABC transporter ATP-binding protein → MLKIENLDVWFRGGADRVDAVKSASFRVKRGESFGLVGESGSGKSTILRAITGLAPQWSGHIEVSGQPVQRKRGRRFFKQVQMVFQDPYASLHPRHSVDQVLGETLQLHGFDDIDGRVVRLLDDVGLGQKFRFRYPHQLSGGQRQRVAIARALAPEPELLLLDEPTSALDVSVQAEILNLLADLRADRGLTYVMVSHDLSVVGHMCDRLAVMKDGEIVEILDVAALRQMQATHPYSKHLLEASV
- a CDS encoding ABC transporter ATP-binding protein, translating into MDTLLDVENLWVKFPTRQGIFDAVRGISFTLGRERLGIVGESGSGKSMTGRAILRLIRPPGMVEADHIRLDGTDLLSLSEKQMRDVRGQKISMVMQDPKFSLNPVMTIGAQIIEAYRLHARASKAEAYTKAVQMLEAVSIRDPQRVMKAYPHEMSGGMGQRIMIAMMLIPNPEIMIADEPTSALDVSVQRQVLDIMDGLVKERGMGLIFISHDLNLVADFCDRVLIMYAGRIVEVCDADKLHAATHPYTRGLLNSLPRLDQPRARLEVLKRDPAWQEAPSVSGRI
- the nikC gene encoding nickel transporter permease; this translates as MADTMTWRQWLLTDTPTSRRHAKMSALYQGWLSFKSNTMAMVGLWILIALVAIAFAAPLIAPHDPFVQNLGNRLAPLGAEGHLLGTDSLGRDILSRLIYGARITLYIVALVALIAPVVGLLVGTVSGYVGGWVDVVLMRITDIFLAFPRLVLALAFVAALGAGIENAVLAISLTAWPPYARIARAETLTIRSSDYISAIQLQGAGALRIITKHIWPLCISSLIVRVTLDMAGIILAAAGLGFLGLGAQPPSPEWGAMISEGRRFILDHWWVATMPGLAIFTVSLAFNLLGDGLRDVLDPKAGE
- a CDS encoding ABC transporter permease; amino-acid sequence: MAPWFRTTLLTVGSIAVTMLGLLFITFIIGRVMPIDPVLSIVGERASQSTYDAVYLELGLDKPLIVQFFYYLWDVLHLDFGTSLLNARPVSEDIARVFPATLELATLGITFGILLGVPLGVLAAVRKGSWIDQIARVVALVGYSMPIFWLGLMGLLIFYGILGLVGGPGRVGIFYVDVVPSVTGMILIDAALDRNWAVFKDAFSHIILPASLLGYYSLAYISRMTRSFMLEQLSAEYITTARVKGMSEWDVVWKHAFKNIRVQLITVIALSYANLLEGSVLTEIIFSWPGIGSYITTALLSADMNAVLGGTVVVGLIFILLNIFSDLLYRVFDPRSK
- a CDS encoding ABC transporter substrate-binding protein — encoded protein: MNALSRLLTSAALGAAVTAMAAPAVWAETPADMLVIAHRIDDVTTVDPAESFEFAGSDISRNVYSRLVNLDPLNLEAGYQPDLAESWEVSDDGRTITFTMREGVTFHSGNPVRAEDAAFSLQRAVILNKTPAFILTQFGFTPENVEETIKADGNTLTITTDKKYATSFVLNCLTATIGGIVDKELVMANAVDGDMGNEWLKTNSAGSGPYKLDGWKPNESVTMSAYEDYYGGAPEMKRVIVRHVLESASQRLLLERGDIDIARNLNPEDVSGAQSADGVVISDELKGRLMYIALNQKHPELSKPEVRQAFKYLVDYEGMRDSFLKGQYTIQQNFLPQTYLGASEENPFTYDIAKAKELLDAAGVPEGMEIEIGVREAQERIEIGQAFQNAAAQVGIKVNITVGTAKQILARYRARELDVYLGAWGPDYPDPQTNAGTFAYNPDNSDEANATGLLAWRNSWDTGGLTAQVEAAVTEGDRDTRIQMYEDIQAEFRETSPFVVMFQQIEQSALRDNVMNWSTGQAVTSAAYWQVTK
- a CDS encoding dipeptidase, with the translated sequence MTAATTPVIFDGHNDVLCRLYRGGGMTAVQTVLDGTAGAIDVPSARQGGFAGGFFAVYIPSAVDLEDKFDDMSKPAYDLPLPDAIDWEDAFAVVMAQAAILFDLEKRGALTVCRSVTDIRAAMEAGRMAAVFHIEGAEGIDADLHTLDVLYEAGLRSIGPVWSRPTIFGHGVPFRYPAGPDIGDGLTDHGLRLVRRCNDLGVVIDLSHLNEKGFWDVARHSTHPLVATHSNAHAICPHSRNLTDRQLHAIRDSDGMVGLNFAVAFLREDGRMLDDVPLTQMLRHLDHLISQVGEDRVGFGSDYDGAMVPRPLTSVAGLPALRQAMADHGYDDALMTKLCHENWLRVLEKTWGA